One segment of Fusarium oxysporum f. sp. lycopersici 4287 chromosome 15, whole genome shotgun sequence DNA contains the following:
- a CDS encoding oxidoreductase (At least one base has a quality score < 10): MAENLMAKAAESVLGHSDQDRATHVDISNPDREGHKYADESGEKMKALVWIGKNDVRVVETSKPRIIEDHDAIVRVTGTSICGSDVHIMHAAILQAEKGDILGHEFCGVIEAVGSAVTKFSPGDRVVNSFVVSCGKCEFCKQNLTTACEKTNASTVHEKLYGSRMGGIFGYSHFTGGYAGGQAEFVRVPLADNNLLRLPHSVPDEKGLYLSDVLPTSYHSVYYTGVKANDCVAIWGLGPIGLMACVWAFQMGAKRVIAIDNNWRTEYAKPKIENLETINYTTLASGETVPDKVHEMVPGGVDVSIDATGGEYAKGWAHKLEIWAGLEQDTSEMINECIRSTRKFGAVGIIGDYVGVTNHFNVGSLMERGIRLIGCGQAPVQKYWEDLLYKVENLTIDPTIMLTHRFKIDDIAKGYYVQEKREKGLVKCFVETRFSARPAPDTPELTTL, translated from the exons ATGGCTGAGAACTTGATGGCGAAGGCGGCGGAGTCAGTTTTGGGTCATAGCGACCAGGACCGTGCCACACACGTTGATATCTCGAATCCAGACCGCGAAGGTCACAAGTACGCGGATGAGAGTggggagaagatgaaggcatTAGTCTGGATCGGCAAGAATGATGTCCGCGTTG TTGAGACTAGCAAACCTCGAATTATTGAGGACCACGACGCGATTGTGAGAGTTACTGGTACATCGATCTGTGGCAGTGACGTTCATATCATGCATGCAGCGATTCTTCAGGCCGAGAAGGGCGATATTTTAGGTCATGAGTTCTGCGGCGTTATCGAGGCTGTGGGCTCAGCTGTGACCAAATTCTCGCCAGGAGACCGCGTCGTCAATAGTTTCGTTGTCTCATGTGGCAAATGCGAATTTTGCAAACAGAACCTAACCACGGCTTGCGAAAAGACAAATGCATCGACAGTTCATGAGAAGCTGTATGGCTCACGGATGGGCGGCATTTTTGGGTACTCTCATTTTACTGGCGGCTATGCTGGCGGCCAAGCCGAGTTCGTGAGAGTTCCCCTTGCCGATAACAACTTGCTAAGGCTGCCTCACTCTGTGCCGGACGAGAAAG GACTGTACCTGTCTGATGTTCTGCCTACCTCATATCATAGTGTCTACTACACAGGAGTCAAAGCTAATGACTGCGTTGCCATCTGGGGCCTTGGCCCTATCGGCCTCATGGCCTGCGTCTGGGCGTTCCAGATGGGGGCTAAGCGCGTCATAGCCATCGACAACAACTGGCGCACCGAGTATGCAAAGCCCAAGATTGAAAACCTGGAGACAATCAATTACACTACCCTTGCAAGCGGCGAAACTGTGCCGGATAAAGTCCACGAGATGGTCCCTGGCGGGGTTGATGTTAGCATTGATGCAACTGGCGGCGAGTATGCCAAAGGGTGGGCGCATAAGCTAGAGATATGGGCAGGTCTGGAGCAGGACACGAGTGAGATGATAAACGAGTGCATTCGCTCCACGAGGAAATTCGGCGCAGTTGGCATAATTGGTGATTACGTCGGAG TCACCAACCACTTCAACGTGGGTTCTCTCATGGAGCGCGGCATCCGCCTGATCGGATGCGGCCAAGCTCCAGTTCAAAAAT ACTGGGAAGACCTCCTTTATAAGGTCGAAAATCTAACAATTGATCCTACTATAATGCTTACTCATCGTTTCAAGATAGATGATATTGCTAAAGGGTACTACGTGcaggagaagagggaaaaggGTCTCGTCAAGTGCTTTGTAGAGACGCGTTTTTCGGCTCGGCCTGCCCCAGATACGCCAGAACTCACCACCCTATGA